ttagctcgcGGGGTCATTCGAGCGCCGTTACTCTGCTAGCTTCGCGTTCGACGACCGGTTAAGAGCTTTCGCCCACCGCGGACTAGACGTGATGCGGGCAGGAAGAGAATTCTAAATATTTGGGCTCCAAAATGGGTCAGGCCTCGCGTTAGCCACCGCTAGCTTAGCatataatgtaaacattttcttgaCACCCTTTATGTTGCGCTTTTGCTTGTTTGAAACGTTAAAACCCGGTCGTGCAAACCGCCTCAATCAGccaaatgtgtgttaaatgtTATTTCGTAGCGACTACGACTACGAGTACGTGTGTGAGGCTGCCTTTGTATTTGCCTCCATTGGCACGCAGCCATTTAATGGCGAGTCCTTATTTAGCTAACGTTAGCACCCCAAAGGACGATGctcgtttttgtttgttcgCCGTTCCCGAGTTAGTTAGGTCACCGGCGGCGTGTTTCGCTCCACCGCCTCGCCGTGCGGCCAGCCACTAGCCACCCGCCCCAGCCCGGCGTCCCGGCCGCCGGCGCAATTAATTCAGCCAAATTGGCTTTAGCCTCTTCGGCTAGCATGGCCACCGGAATTCATCAAGCGATTGTCTCGCTTCATGGCGTCAGGCCTTGATGAACACCTttccacacgcacacgcacaagcaTGAGCACGtcgccatttgagcatttattacTCTACTATCCTCGTTAAGGTGTATTTGTACggtctttgtcctcactattaTGACAATCCAGCGCACTCGTaaagtatgacatttctgcacatttgAAGGACAACTggtatattttacaaatgagacaaaactgcactagttgacatctatGTGCCGTGCTACTACAGTAGTACTACAAGTGAAGCATGCAAGCACACAGTTGCAAAGCAGTGCAATTTTGCCTCACtactgaggaccggggtccaaatccgggccccgcctgtgtggagtttgcatcttctccccgtgcctgagtgggttttctccgggtactccggtttccgcccacatcccaaaaacatgcagggtaggttgattggagactctaaattggccgtaggtgtgaatgtgagtgcgattggttgtttgtttctatgtgccctgcgattggctggcgaccagttcagggtgtaccccgcctctcgcccgaagatagctgggataggctccagcggacccgcgacccgagtgaggataagcggaaaggaagatgaatgaattaatgaatagtAGCCTATTATGTCGAATGTGTCCTGCTGGTGAGGACAAAGAgggtactagtacatggaccttaagatggcTATCAAGAACTTACTTGTaatgtttttccactattagtgccacttttggccttcTAGTAAGCAACTTACTAGTTAGCTACTGTGCACCCTAGTTGTTGGATATCCAGCACAAGTAGAATGACTAGGATGCACTAGTACAACGACTGAATCTTACTTGTAATGTGTTTTCCACGACTAGTGCCATTTTAGCCTTCTAGTacgaccttaagctggatatcgaataaatgcatacatttatGGGAagcgtttgagcatttattcgacaccttgatatccatcttaaggtccatgcactagtacactctttgtcctccctAATATGACAAGTTAAAGTACTAGAACGACCAGAGCAGACTAGAATGACTGTCTTTATTAGTAACGATTTTCCACggctagtgccacttttggcctagtAGTACGCAATTAAATGTTAGCAATGCTGCACTAGTAACAATACTAGGCCCAGTGGAAGGCAGTAGTGGAAACAATGTTACTACTAGTGCGCCTTAGTTGTTGAATTTTACCCAATTTAAGGCCCATGTACTAGTAAGCGCTTTGTCCTCACGAGTaaaaaagacaattcagcacattaGTAGAATGACAATTATTTcttaatgtaatgtattatttcttaatttctaaatgtaatgtaatgttattTCCACTACTGGTATCCCTTTTGTCCAAGTTTTACCGCATTTTCACATCAAGAGTTGCCAAATTCTACATTGAAGAAGTGCAAGGTACCTATTTCAAACCAAAGTAGTAGTACAATGACTGATGAAATCTTTTGGTGCCATTTTactgtttgaatgttttttgttttttttgtatgaattaCGTCTGGCCACAGATttgatttcattaaaatatgatGATTGCTGAACAGATAAAATTAAGCGATTCCTTGTATTTTAGTTTTCAGCTTTTGGCTAAAAAACGTGTGAATCTTTGATATGCATTATTTGCTTTTAATGTTAGCTGCAATGACGTGTAAGCCAATTTTACTCTGTTTTCCCCGCATCTCATTCAGTTTTTGCGTTTTTAGATTACGTCTTTTTCGAGAACTCCTCCAGTAATCCTTACCTGATCCGGCGAATAGAAGAGCTCAACAAGGTATTTAACTGTTTCTCTCTCGTTTTTTTCGTGTGTCTCCTTCCGCTCCCTTAGGGGGAATGTTCAGGATTCCTTCCCATCGGCACCCTGGATTTGTATTTTGCGAGCTGAACTGGTCAGGATGTCGCATAAAGAGTGCTTGTAATGGAACGGTCAAAGACATAGGTGGTGATGTAATGACTGAGCAGCACTGTAGCCGTCGTGCATCAAATATTGACAGAGCGATGTTGAGCTTGTTCATTAtgaggctgaaaaaaaaaaaataattagacgATTGGTCGTAATGGCCATTACGATGAGCGTGATGTCATTCTGGTTGGAAGTAGAGTGGCTAGAGCAATGTCGCTTTCTAACACCATATCTGGTTTATGACGCTCGTAGTTTTTCAGGGTTCTTTTTCTGTGTTTGCATGACAACAATCTTGTGAAACGTAGTAATGCACTACtaccacttttttttggggactgagtaccgtattttcacgaccatatggcgcacttaaaagtcttacattttctccaaaatagacGGGCGCCTCggaatgcggcgcgccttatgtgtgcgccgagttccaaaatctgtcaatgttgttgtgtgactttgacgCATGATTAAGGCTGCGGGACAAGAAATATGTGATCCCCCTCACGCAACTATTTCTCCTCGGTGGCATTACCTACTCTTTATGAAAAAATGAGAGGGAAATCACAGCTggcgagttctttgcagtttgcgaCCACGACTGACCTATGGTCAAGCAGAAAAATGGAGCCATACCAGTCCTTGACATTTCACTACATTGATTACatagattttcaaatgaaaagttggtgTTTGAAGCCCATTGTTGTGGGTTAGTTTAGTTTACTAAacctgtatttgcttccattgagCTGCACTCTGTGATTGCACTCTGTAATAGCATATTTCTTTTATTCATTCCCTTGGTAAATTTGAAATTCTCTGACaaagtgtttttaaattatcttatcatttattcttatttaaagtttGAATTTGCAATGAAAACgatttacatattgtttgttgaaaagtactacgataaaaaacatgttttccccAACATGaggaaacaacaaacaaacctttcttcagcattttaacattcaactccatgtttttctaacagtcttgccacacccttccatccatccattttctgagccgcttctcctcactagggtcgcgggcgtgccggagcctttcccagctatcatcgggcaggaggcggggtgcacaccctgaactcgttgccagccaatcgcagggcacatacaaacaaacaaccatccgcactcacagtcacacatgcgggcaattcagagttgtcaattaacctaccgtgcatgtttttttttgggaagtgggaggaaaccggagtgcccggagaaacccacgcaggcacggggagaacatgcaaactccacacaggcggggccggggattgaaccccggtcctcagaactgtgaggcagacgctctaaccagttgagcaccgtgccgccgtcttgccacacatttcacttaaaagtagcctgtaacacaaggtaTTTCAGTTATGTAGcgtctcagtctgaacacttCAGGGCACTATGTAAAAGGAGTACATCAACAATAGACTAAGAAGAAAGAGTCTTGGTTACGGGGCGACGGTGCTCAAAACTCGGTAATTTCCGGACTGCTCACGGTTACGGCCGCTTCCTCCCCTGCCCGAGAAGAGCATAATTTGCAATCAGCCAAAACTGTTCTCACCCGTGGTTACCTAAAAAGTATCTCCACGCACGGCTGACATGGCTCCTACCTGGAAGGTATTATGTCAGACTGGTGAATGGTATCTTTGTGGCGGATCGCTGCATTTTTACAAGTATGGCTAATGTACGGACGTACAGTATTGGTGCCGATCCCGGTTTTGGTATTGGTGGAACCCTAGTGAAAAGTTTCTTGTACAGACGAGCACCATCTGCGACAGAcaccacacataaagataacaaaatctggcatttaacagttttagtcgtgttgtgtgtggtgtgctcagataatctcaacacagaacagCACACACATAGAGTTTCCGTTCCAATCGACAAACAATTCCTCCGAGGCAGAAATCTCGGATGATCACACGTGATCTAacaaaacagaagaagaagaaacacttcctgCTATGCGCCAATGTTACCTGAGTGTTTCCGAAGGTTGCCGGAACGGGACCGTTGTCGGATGTGGCAATGACGTCCCACAAAGACTTTCTTTGGAAAGTACTGTTTGCCGCCTGGTGAACTcacttttattattaaaaaaaaaaaaaaaaaaaaacgaccaggtaagacatgtttgtttttatttacacttgTTAGCTTGTTCTGAGTCAGGGCGCTTCTTGATAGGCTACCTTCTCTTCCACGTCACAATTCGCAGCGTCATAACTCAAGGGACGTCGGTTTGTAAATATAGAACGcgttcaatatttaagattgtcggccccgagTTGTTTCAGACTGTATAAttgggacaaatccactcttaacaggACACATATCAGATCGAAGgataatcacacacacacacacacacacacacacacacacacacatatataagaCATAAGATAGTCTGGCGCTTGACGTCCTTGGTCGGGAAAGGACAAAACcaggacaaaaacagcctgATTGTCTTAACGTGTGTACCGTGCTTGAGGAAAATAATTTGAGTTAAGGTGAGTTTACCTTCATTTAAATAAGTGGGGAGAGACTCAGCCCAGGCCGTCTAAAGGCTATGTAACATTTAAAACTcattcgctgccattgacggcttttgaagtcaaatatccatgctaactgggagggctggcagtgaatgagattATAATATTTggattatttatgtattattgttttcttCCATGTCATCACTGGCCAATATGGACACTTGTGTAGTTATTTCCTTACAATTTTTGCCTCGCGCATgcgtattgttttatttgttccgTCAGTGTTATTCACAGACGCATAATGGATATTTGTCACTTGAAATTAAAATAGGTCCAAattggaattgggcacttggacctgcagtgtaaatctagTCTTTGTCATTTGTGAAGCATTGCTGTAATGTACCATATTATAGCATATCTAATTGTCACTGTAGTTTAGATTTACAACTGGTGTTTTCTaatgtgtttatttctgttgtttgGCCAGACGCCCGCGTGTGTACATCAGGGATCGGTGTATTTCGATGACGTCTTGCTCGGTTACATCCCATCTGTTGGGCTACCCTACAGTCGCATTGGCAGATATCACATTTATCAGACATTCGGCCCGATTCCGATTTGAGGCTGATTGCATgcgtttttttcttctgtctttaTGTTGCCATGACGCATTTTCAGGACTGTGACTTTTGCAAGGCAACATAGCAACGTAATGGTAACTTTTGTAGTCCTTTCTGTCCttggctaaaaataaataaaagcttggAAGCATGAATTTTATGAACAGTTAAGCCCACCTTCTTTAATTGTGTTAATGAAATATAATTTGGGACCCTGCTGAAATCATTTAGGTTTTCCTTAACCAGATACCAGAACCACCTTCTTTTTGAACTCCCTCTTCTGTCTTTCTAAAAGGTTAAGGCTGGAAAATTAATTCATTGTAATTAAAGCATACACCCTGTTTATCCTCAGTTGTCCGGACTTGACAGGAACATTGCGGTCTGTCTGTTAATGTGTTGCCTGTGGTTTTAGAAGGGTTAACCCTGATCTAGCTTGTGTTTTGGCGGAGTGGCAACGTAAAtagtgcaatataaaaaaaatagacaatatTTGACTGATTCCTTGATGTTTGACCTTCTggaagtgacttttttttctgtccaccAATCAAAAACGCTGCATGCAGTGTGCCTACTCCACCGCTGTAGATGATAAAAGTTATACTGTAGAAATAAGTAATGTCGGTGCACCCGGTTCACTCAAACTGTCATAACCtgtcatccatttattttttattttttattaatagcAGCATAGTCGGCCTAATTACACAGCcagacaatcaatcaatcaatcaatcaattatgtGCTGAAATGGCAGTCATTACGACTCCCGGTCAGCTTGTCATCGCAGCTTTGACGTGGACACAAAGGCGAGCGGTTCTCATGGGAAATTAAGAAGCTTGTCGTATGAGGGCTGTATTGAGAGGGGAGGGTGGGCAAGTGGGAGAGGAGTAGTTtgtcacctttttattttttttcacctcgcCCCTCCCGTGTCTCCTCCTCAGACGGCCAGCGGCAACGTGGAGGCCAAGGTGGTGTGCTTCTACAGGAGGAGGGACATCTCGCACAGCCTCATCCAGCTGGCAGACAAACATGCAAGTAAGTGGAATGGCAACGACACTCGTCCTACCTCCCCCCGTCTTATTAGTTAATAGTCGATACACTGATTAGCCTCAAGTTTAGGTGGACAATCCAGTgatcaaaacaaaatgctcacttttgacgACTTGGCAAGGAATTAGGAACAGTtctcagtgtgatgcagtaCAATTTACATCATGATAATCAGtacaaaacaacaatttaaatgtttgtttatatatatttatctatatatatatgtgtgtgtgtgtgtgtgtgttaattttttTGGCTTTTATAATTCTATTCTATGACAGAGAAATCAGTGCAGTTttggtgctctttctgtaaAAGCCTAAGGTGGCATAAGATGACACCAAGCCCTGGTTAAATAGGATAGTGGGAAttgatgtcaaggaagtacgtAGAAGCGATACGTGTCGACTgtgagacaagctttgtatgtcgaggaggagctaagtttagcccgtGTAAGTTACTTGCCGCATGtgcactttttccacattttttcatGTCTGAATAGGCCGTAGTCTTTCACTAATTTACACTAATGCAGTCGtaaatcataattacagtaatttctttgaaaaacacttcttggccataaatataaaacaattaattgGCACCGGTAAGTGAGCGTGCCCTGTCACGACGGTTGAAAATGAGGAGTCCCTGTACTGCCTGGAGGCAGTATGAAACAGAAATACAGTTGTCAGTCTGGCTTTTTTACGGGCCCCTTGAAGATAAGGTAAATACGTTCCTGTAGTCTTATAAACCTGAGGAACTTAAGTGTCTTGAAGGGCACGATTGACACGTTGCACAAACCTAAACTACAGTGCTCTAAAAATGTCTATTTTAGAAGCCCGCTAATATTCCATACCGTTTTCTGTCTGCTTATAAAAAGCGAAATGTCTCCCTGTGTTGCCATTTTGATGACAGCGATGACAGCTGCACATGAAGAAGGTAATGATTAAACATGACTCCCATCTCGGGTAATTTATGTGAAAGGCAGCCACGACATGACATTCACGGAGCCTGTCACAATGGCGGCGCTCAACCATTCAAAATataagtgtattttatttttttcaacatgaatTTAGGGAACATGACGCGAGGGAGCTAATGCAACCTTTTGTACCCACAGAAAGAGGGAGTGATGTTACGCAGGCAAGagttcgatttttttttcctccctgtttTGTGTTGTTGGCGGGCTACGTCGCTAATGGGTTTTTCAAACCACCAGATGCCGCCCTGCTGCTCCTCCGAGTGCAGCCACTTACTTCGCTCCCGGGTTGATTTGACCACTGGGCAAAAtgtcgtttttattttcataaaagcgTCATACATAAAAAGATTCTGGAAAACAGGGACAGTGTACTGCCTTGTGCTTTTACCCAGAAACCAACAAAGGCAGGATATTACCATGATTGCCTGCTCTTTCACACAGCGACAAGAGGACACCAACCCAACAGGGCGGGAGAAATCAGTGtcgggtgttaaacttcacacccctgtCCCGGCGTCGCAGCATTTACTGACACACAGGCGGCGTCCTGCATCTGTTGTGGTTCTGACACTACTTTATAAGACGACTTTGGGCTCTTCCATTGTGTCTCGGCGGGACGTTGGGAAATGTCTGCTTTCACAGTCAGTTTAAAAATGGCTTCTGATACTACCACCAAAGGCGGAACATTGCAGAGTGAAATTCGTCCATTTTACTCAGAATTGCTGCGCTCACTTTGTCGCCCCCATTCTGTGTCGATACTGTTGATACGCAACgggaaaaaaggcagaaaatgGCAGCTTTTAAAGGCAGTTTAAAAAAGAGCCTCTGCTACTACGGCCAAAGACGGGAAAATTGCTTCCCCCACTCCGTATTAGTCTGCTTTATGCACAACATTGATACTTAAAAAAGACCGGAAAATGCCTGCTTTTACAGGCAAAAGgaactgttttgttttaaagagcTGCTCTAGCGAGAAGGTCCACCAAGATCATCAGTAATTCGAGTAGAGGATCGAGAGTAGCCATGGCAACAACAGACTTTTCTATGACAAAATTGCGTAGCTATGACTTTGAAAACGAGTCCCATCTTTTTCCTCGACGTCTTTTGTTGTGCGTCTCCATGGACCCTCTCGTGATTGTGCCTCCgcagaggagctggaggaggagaaggagaaccCCACAGAGACTGAGCTCACAGACAAACAGAAGCACCAGCTTCGCCACAGAGAACTCTTCCTCTCGCGCCAGTACGAGAGCTTACCCGCCACGCACATCAGGTAGACGCACGTGCGGCTAATCGCGCACCCTCGCATACCCCCCGCCTGCTCACGTACCAAGCATGAACATTCTCGGCTCACTTCCTGTTTCTAATGCTCCCGCGTTGTCTCACTCTTTAGGGGGAAGTGCAGCGTGGCGTTATTGAATGAGACTGAAGCGGTTCTTTCGTACCTCGACAAGGAGGTTTGTGGACTTTGGAAAGTTGTAGTATAACCTTCTTGTTCTCAAGTGGGTGTTCGCAGAGCGCCAAATATGTTTAAAGTCATTTCTATGTGTCTGAATCCGATGTGTGGTTTGAATGAGTCTTTCCAGAAGTTATTCGGGTAAAAAGACCACCTAAAAATGAGTAAATTCATCTAAGATTCCAAGGAAAACATGGCCCATAAGAGCAAGTGTCTGGGGAGGAGGGTGAGGGAGGGGGGCAAAAGGCAATTTGCATACTAGGTGTGCTTTAAATAAATGGGAGACTGTAAAAATAAGTCTCAAGTCGAGATTTAACTACCGTATATAGAGCGCATCGGAATATAAGCCGCGGCCATTACATTtgtagaaaacatttttttttttacatatattagCCGCACCAGACTATACGCCTTGGATATATACATTGTGAAATTGGATATTTACACAGAaagattttgtaaatgtttatttacataccTTAATTGTATGCCTGTAACATGGCAGTAAAACGGCTCAAACATAAGagaaaagtcattgtttttattcatcctgCTCCTGTTCACCGAAACAACTGAAGTCGTCGTCTTCAGTGTCGGAGTTGAAGAGCCTCAGAACATCTCCGTTACACACCATTTCAGTTTCTCTGTCGGTGTCGCTCTCGATGTCATTTTCATCTCGAGACACAGTTACCGCTGAAGTTGTGCTGTTCTCCTCAACGTAGCAGTCCGGCCTTTCGAAATCCGTTGGTGATCGTAGATTCTTTCACACTGCTCCACGCTTTTAAGATCCACAGGGAGACCTCAGAAAAGGAAGATCTTTTTGTGAAAGATTTCTCGCCGCCGGTCATCCAAGCCTCCCACTCACCTCGGAGTGCCACTTTAAAAGCACGATAGACATATCGATGGCTTTCAACTTAAAAGCTGCATTATACACTTTTCTTCTTGTATTTTCCATGATGAGGGTgtggagaaaaagaaagaattttGCGTTTGTGCGTGTCGTGCTGCGTTTTGCGTTGAGTGCGCCAAAAACTAGCGTCGTCGTCTTCTACATGCTGGAGGCATCTAGGCACCCAATTGCATCTATACACATCTTCCCCGTCCCACCAGGATACCTTCTTCTACTCGCTGGTTTATGACCCGACGCAGAAGACCCTGCTGGCCGACAAAGGCGAGATCCGAGTGGGGCCCCGCTTCCAGGCCGACGTGCCGGAAATGCTCCTGGAGGGTCAGCACTTGCgtcattttattcaattttgaGCAACTCTTTAGCTTGTCTCGTTACAGTACAGTcagttgtggtttgaatttagaaaatgtcttttgtgggtGTGTGCAGCTGGTCAGGGAGATGACAGGGACCAGGCCAAACTGGAGGAGAAACTCTGGGATCCGGAGTGTCCGCTCACCAACAAACAGATTGACCAGTTTCTGGTGGTGGCGAGGTAAGATGTGGTATTGGTGGCACTGTGTTTTcaatctaaaataaaatgtgttacgGATTTGTATTGTAATATCGAATGGCTGTATGTGCTGTTTGCAGGGCGGTCGGCACCTTCGCCCGGGCGCTAGACTGCAGCAGCTCGGTCCGACAGCCAAGTTTACACATGAGCGCGGCAGCAGCGTCGCGCGACATTACACTGGTGGGTTCCGCAGGTGGTTACCTGCCAATGTGAAGTTACCAAATATTATTCCGCTGAGGTTACCAAATGTGGTTTTGTTTACGTTACCAAAACCGTTTAGCTTACCAAACATGGTTCGGTTTAGGTTACTGAAAATGGTTCAGATTAAGTTGCCAAAAATGGTTCTGCTCAGCTGACCAAATACGGTTCTGCTAGGCTACCGAATATGGTTTCACTTAAGTCACCAAATATGGTTCTGCTGTGGTTACCCGTTCCGCTTGGGTTACCAAATATTCTGCTATGGTTAATTAATACTTAGTTAATATAGTGAGTTCCGCAGGACGTAACGCATCAACACTTATATCTTACCGCAAAGCTTGGCGTTTCCAaaaaggtgttgtttttttctctcagttTCACGCAATGGACACTCTGCACGCGCACAACTACGACCTATCGAGCGCACTGAGCGTGCTGGTGCCGGCGGGCGGTCCCGTGCTCTGCCGAGATGAGATGGAGGAGTGGAGCGCCTCGGAAGCGGCCATGTTTGAGGAGGCGCTGGAAAAGTACGGCAAGGACTTCAACGACATCCGACAAGACTTTGTAAGTGGCTTTCGCGTGTTGAGCGGCAAATGTTCTGAAGCTTTAATTACCATACAAGCAGTTCAGGGAATGAGGTAGATGTGCTCAACGATGCTTTTAAGTGTGGCGGTGTGACGGTGTGAACACTAGAGCGCTCGGTCAGTAGACCTCCGCTGCGTAGCTTAGCGGCTAGTGTAATACACAAGATCTAATAATTCAAATGCCTGACTAAGCCTGTAGCTTTCAGCCCGCTGTGGTCACGACGCTGCTGATGAATATACATGAAGGGAGGCCCAGATGGCGAGAACGTGAGAAATTAATATCATTAATTTGCTCCCTGTCTCGTCTCCTACACCCTTCCCCCACCTCTTCTTACTTGTCCCTCCTTTCAAGCTTCCCTGGAAGTCTCTGACCAGCATCATAGAGTACTACTACATGTGGAAGACCACGGACAGATACGTGCAACAGGTGAGATGCGCCCGAAAGCCCGTGTGATGAGCATACATGGTTGCAAATCATAACGTGAGGCTCAATGAGATGGTTCTGCTAAGATTACTAATTCCTGTTAGGTTACCAAAATGTGGTTATCAGGTTCAGATGTGGTTACCAAAATACGGCTCTGCTTAGGTTACCAAGTATGATTCTACTTTGGTTATAAGAATATTGTTCAACTTgggttaccaaatatggttccacTTAGATTAACACTTTTGCTTCGGATACCAAATACGGTTTCACGACAGCTACCTCTTTTGCTGAAGTTACAGAATACTTGGTTAATATGGTTCCACTTAAGTTTACAAATATGGTTTCGCTTAGGTTAGTAAATATT
The sequence above is a segment of the Phycodurus eques isolate BA_2022a chromosome 19, UOR_Pequ_1.1, whole genome shotgun sequence genome. Coding sequences within it:
- the mta3 gene encoding metastasis-associated protein MTA3 isoform X3, producing the protein MYYFLISKCNVMLFPLLVSLLSKFYRIFTSRVAKFYIEEVQDYVFFENSSSNPYLIRRIEELNKTASGNVEAKVVCFYRRRDISHSLIQLADKHAKELEEEKENPTETELTDKQKHQLRHRELFLSRQYESLPATHIRGKCSVALLNETEAVLSYLDKEDTFFYSLVYDPTQKTLLADKGEIRVGPRFQADVPEMLLEAGQGDDRDQAKLEEKLWDPECPLTNKQIDQFLVVARAVGTFARALDCSSSVRQPSLHMSAAAASRDITLFHAMDTLHAHNYDLSSALSVLVPAGGPVLCRDEMEEWSASEAAMFEEALEKYGKDFNDIRQDFLPWKSLTSIIEYYYMWKTTDRYVQQKRLKAAEAESKLKQVYIPTYNKPNPNQISLTNGKMATVNGAGPGAFHAAGGGRACESCYTMQSAQWYSWGPPNMQCRLCVSCWMYWKKYGGLKMPSRAEVPEERTSPSPAANEPRSRSHAPRQSNHIPMRNSGSPKSSMKTKQAFLLQATRLTKLARHMCRDVIRLRRAARRPFVPINCGAIKAEYVSRVSEGHGTRLPKIRAAQRSTLTSVVQFLESRPASQAPRSHRTAGLQTPPPRRLLSSLPHGPHGMLGKRSFHHHSRGAEPDRRSENPGTTGGALLHNGRSSSGGSTRGGVMIRKRRPNWIDAPDDSFFLVTRETSVVSNAVRHSRERWE